The Candidatus Cybelea sp. genome segment GATTTGGCGCCGAGTTTTGTTCGAAGACGAGGCGCGATGAGCGACAAAAGCAGCGCTTTGCGAGCGAAGAGCAACGAAGTATTCGGGCAAAAGGCGGCCCAAAGATGAGAATTTGGCATAACCCGACAGGCTCCTATGCTCCAAATTCTAAATATCCATCTTCAAGACGGGCCGGACCTCGACGCTTCCCCCGACCTCGAGGATCGGGCAGCCGCGTGCGAGTTCGGCCGCCCGCGCGAGCGTGTCGGCCTGGATAAGCGTGAAGCCGCCGACCACGTCTTTCGCCTCCGCAAAGGGCCCGTCGGTGATGCTGCCGCTATCGCCGACGACCTTGCCTTCGGCCTCGAGCGGCTGGCCGGGATCCTTCATGTTGCCCGTGTCGGTGAGGCCTTTCATCCATCCAAGCCATTTTTGCATGATCTTGTCCGACTCTTCGGGGGTCTGACCGCGGCGCCCGCCGCGGTAAAGATAGAGAAAATCGCCCATGTTCCTTCCTCCTGGTTGTAGTGTGTGACGGAACATAGACGTTCGAACGCCCCGTTTTCGGACACGGATCCGAAAACTCGATCTACATGTTGATGGCAACGATCGGGCGGACTTCCACGAATCCCTTCGCGCGGGCACACGGGGTGGGAGCTACGAGCCGGATAGCCTCCTCGAGGTCCGCGGCCTCGATGATGCCGAAGCCGACCAGCGGCAGGGTCGAACTGGAGAAGACCGCGGTCGTGGTTACCGGATCGCCGTACCAAGCCCGCACGGTGGTCGCCGGCGAACCGAGCGAGGCGACGATGTCGCCGCGCGATCTCAGGAAATCATCCTGCGCGAGCAAAGTGTCTTGCTCGCTTCTATTGAGCTTTTTCCAATCTTCGGCCGCGCCGTACGCCAGACAAAGGTACTTCATCGCTTCTCCTTTGGCTTGCACTCGGTGTGTAGCTTCCCAGGAAGCTCGGAGTCGAATCCAGAGGCGCCCAAAGTGTTACCGGTAGCGGTGGACCGCCTCCCAGCAGTATAGCGCGACGACCGAACGGTATGGCCGGAAGGGCTCGCCAAGCGCGAGCAGTTCCTTCGGTTTCGGCGGCGTCTCCAGATCCCAGCCGATCGCGTAACCCTGGCGCACCCCGAGATCGTCGACGGGCCACACGTCCAAGCGCCGCAGCTCGAACAGCAGATACATCTCGGCGGTCCACTTTCCGATACCGCGCACCGTCACGAGCTTGGCGACGATCTCGTCGTCGCTCTCTTTGGGCGAACCCCTCAGATCGACGCTCCCGTCGAGAACCTTCGCCGACAGATCGCGCAGCGCGAGCAGCTTATTTTGGGAAAGGCCTGCAGCGCGCAGCTTCGCATCGGAGACCGCGGCGAGGCTCCCGGGCGTCAGCCCACCGCCGGCGGCGGTAACGACGCGGTCGAAAATCGCCCGGGCCGCGCTTCCCGCCAGTTGTTGAAAGACGATCGCGCGAACGAGCGTCCCGAAGTGCCCGTCGGGGTGGCGCGGCCGGTAGTGAATCCGACCGATGCGCGCGACGAGACGGTCCAAGAGCGGATCGCGTTTGCGCACTTCCGCGACGGCGGCGGCCAACGAAATTCGAGGCATTGCGAGGGCCTCGTTACGTCGTCGCACTC includes the following:
- a CDS encoding YciI family protein, with translation MGDFLYLYRGGRRGQTPEESDKIMQKWLGWMKGLTDTGNMKDPGQPLEAEGKVVGDSGSITDGPFAEAKDVVGGFTLIQADTLARAAELARGCPILEVGGSVEVRPVLKMDI
- a CDS encoding YciI family protein, which codes for MKYLCLAYGAAEDWKKLNRSEQDTLLAQDDFLRSRGDIVASLGSPATTVRAWYGDPVTTTAVFSSSTLPLVGFGIIEAADLEEAIRLVAPTPCARAKGFVEVRPIVAINM